The following proteins come from a genomic window of Lachnoclostridium phytofermentans ISDg:
- the codY gene encoding GTP-sensing pleiotropic transcriptional regulator CodY: protein MSVQLLDKTRKINKLLHNNNSHKVVFNDICSVLSDILESNILVISKKGKVLGIKNRTDITPISELIKDSVGGYIDGMLNERLLNILSTKENVNLATLGFEFDGVNDYQAIITPIDIAGERLGTLFLYKNKDQYSIDDIILSEYGTTVVGLEMMRSVNEENAEENRKVHIVRSAISTLSFSELEAITHIFDELEGNEGILVASKIADRVGITRSVIVNALRKFESAGVIESRSSGMKGTYIKVLNDVVFDELKKMQ from the coding sequence ATGAGCGTACAATTGTTGGATAAAACCAGAAAAATTAATAAGTTATTGCACAATAATAACTCACACAAGGTAGTATTTAATGATATTTGTTCCGTACTTAGTGACATTTTAGAGTCCAATATTCTTGTGATTAGCAAGAAGGGAAAAGTACTAGGAATTAAAAACAGAACGGATATTACTCCAATCAGTGAATTGATCAAAGATTCAGTAGGTGGCTACATCGACGGTATGTTGAATGAACGTCTACTCAACATTTTATCAACAAAAGAAAATGTAAATTTAGCAACCTTAGGTTTTGAATTTGACGGTGTGAATGATTATCAGGCAATTATTACACCAATCGACATCGCCGGTGAGAGACTTGGAACCTTGTTCTTATATAAGAACAAAGACCAATATTCAATTGACGACATAATTTTAAGTGAGTATGGTACTACTGTAGTAGGGCTTGAGATGATGCGTTCCGTGAATGAAGAAAATGCGGAAGAAAACAGAAAGGTACATATTGTACGATCTGCGATTAGCACACTTTCTTTCTCTGAATTGGAAGCGATCACTCATATATTTGATGAACTAGAAGGAAATGAAGGTATCTTAGTTGCCAGCAAGATTGCAGACCGTGTAGGTATTACAAGATCTGTTATTGTGAATGCACTTAGAAAATTTGAGAGTGCAGGCGTTATTGAATCCAGATCTTCTGGTATGAAGGGAACTTATATTAAAGTTCTCAATGATGTAGTTTTTGATGAATTAAAAAAGATGCAATAA
- the flgB gene encoding flagellar basal body rod protein FlgB — protein MIGSNAFGYINMLNKAADASVIRQELLSNNLANNDTPNYKRKDLNFESYLKKELKGDEDLDKRVAKANLSKLDGSIYTDRANLSYRYDGNNVDVDVEEGYVAENQIRYYTLLQTMTEEFQRLRMVLSR, from the coding sequence ATGATTGGTTCGAACGCATTCGGTTATATAAACATGCTGAATAAAGCTGCAGATGCCAGTGTGATACGTCAGGAGCTGTTATCTAATAATTTAGCCAACAATGATACGCCGAACTACAAACGTAAAGATTTAAACTTTGAATCGTATTTGAAAAAGGAATTAAAAGGGGACGAGGATTTGGATAAACGAGTTGCAAAAGCCAATCTATCAAAACTGGATGGTTCAATATACACAGACAGAGCAAATTTAAGTTATCGATACGATGGTAATAACGTAGATGTTGATGTAGAAGAAGGATATGTGGCAGAAAATCAAATTCGTTATTACACATTATTACAAACTATGACTGAGGAATTTCAACGCCTTAGAATGGTGTTATCAAGATAA
- the fliE gene encoding flagellar hook-basal body complex protein FliE has translation MDITSISSVQGLGSLKNGIVNGSESAIKNRNQTFETMFQSALDMVKETQAYTDQAEQAAMDYAMGVTNSTHDLQIAQTKASISLQYTVAVRNAVLDAYKEIMQLQF, from the coding sequence ATGGATATCACTAGTATTTCATCTGTTCAGGGACTTGGCTCTCTTAAAAATGGAATCGTAAATGGTTCTGAGAGTGCAATTAAAAATCGTAATCAAACATTTGAGACGATGTTTCAGTCTGCACTTGATATGGTAAAAGAAACACAAGCGTATACAGATCAAGCAGAACAGGCAGCAATGGATTATGCGATGGGGGTAACAAATAGTACTCATGACTTGCAGATAGCGCAGACCAAAGCAAGTATTTCTTTGCAATATACCGTAGCAGTTCGCAACGCGGTTTTGGATGCATACAAGGAGATTATGCAACTACAATTTTAG
- the fliJ gene encoding flagellar export protein FliJ codes for MKKFVYPMQSILNIKNKLEEQEKNNYGIAKAKLMEEEHKLMELVERKDSYEFQIKEAMSSTLNIANIRRLEDAIESMKQFIKQQSKAVVKAEQAVELAMQRLKDAMIERKTHDKLRENAFEGYIKEYVGEEMKEIDELVSFQYGKKVKENV; via the coding sequence ATGAAGAAGTTCGTCTATCCGATGCAAAGTATATTAAACATAAAAAATAAGCTAGAAGAGCAAGAAAAAAATAATTATGGTATTGCAAAAGCTAAATTAATGGAAGAAGAGCATAAGTTAATGGAGTTAGTAGAGAGAAAAGATTCCTATGAATTTCAGATAAAGGAAGCTATGTCTTCGACACTTAACATTGCAAATATTCGAAGATTAGAAGATGCGATAGAGTCAATGAAGCAGTTTATAAAGCAGCAAAGTAAGGCTGTTGTAAAAGCAGAGCAAGCGGTAGAGTTAGCGATGCAAAGACTTAAGGATGCAATGATTGAACGAAAAACCCATGATAAACTTAGAGAAAACGCCTTTGAAGGTTATATCAAAGAATATGTGGGGGAAGAAATGAAGGAAATTGATGAACTAGTCAGCTTCCAATACGGCAAGAAAGTAAAGGAGAACGTATAA
- a CDS encoding flagellar M-ring protein FliF C-terminal domain-containing protein — protein sequence MQERIKQIPVRLLEIWKKYSKKQKIIIISVVSSVICALLLLIFLLGRTEYVELIKLEDTKTASQAIDILKENGIAYQLKDDGVTVLVDNSKKTEAKLLIADSEIASKAKLSLEQLLNNDMSTTNYDKQTKLHLYYQGDLEELLKKQEGIDDARISYLPSDKRSSILEQEKEISCSIFLTINSKFKKSSAEAIAITVANSLGNETTNKVKVIDQYGNLLYNGPEDEESEYTNKNLEFRQAVLGDYTERVVRFGLMNGFDYVEPSFALDINFDKTTEEIREYFAGEGLEQGLYQSYQKISSENQGSNGDIPGTDSNTDTDYYIQTEKSGKSSYDELNISYLPSEKLTKTLKGWGIVNVDTSKVAIALKRVKDIKEEDLKLLGLLNGTTFEEYVLNNSEPKQLDVSKEYYTLFANATGLNENNISLIMWEVPNFIPTPKSDVNWQLILEIILAALILGLLIFVVFRGMAPVEVTEIEPELSVEQLLATTKENQSLDDIEFSEKSETRRMIEKFVDENPEAVANLLRNWLTDGWG from the coding sequence ATGCAGGAACGAATAAAACAGATACCTGTTCGCTTATTAGAAATATGGAAGAAATATAGTAAGAAGCAAAAAATAATTATTATTAGCGTAGTTAGTTCCGTTATCTGCGCTTTATTACTTCTTATCTTTCTACTTGGCAGAACGGAATATGTAGAGCTCATAAAACTTGAGGATACCAAAACGGCGTCACAAGCAATTGATATTCTTAAGGAGAACGGCATCGCTTATCAATTGAAAGACGATGGTGTAACAGTCTTAGTAGATAATTCGAAAAAGACAGAGGCAAAGTTATTAATTGCGGATAGTGAAATTGCTTCGAAAGCAAAGTTAAGCTTAGAACAATTACTAAACAACGATATGTCTACCACGAACTATGACAAGCAAACAAAGCTTCATCTATATTACCAAGGTGATTTAGAAGAGTTATTAAAGAAACAGGAAGGAATAGATGATGCAAGAATCAGTTATTTACCTTCCGATAAAAGATCTAGTATTCTAGAACAAGAAAAAGAAATTAGTTGTAGTATCTTTCTTACAATTAATAGTAAATTTAAAAAATCCTCTGCGGAGGCTATTGCAATTACTGTTGCAAATAGTTTAGGAAATGAAACTACGAATAAGGTTAAAGTAATCGATCAGTATGGTAATTTACTATACAATGGACCAGAAGATGAAGAGAGTGAATACACAAATAAAAACTTAGAGTTTCGTCAGGCGGTATTAGGTGATTACACTGAAAGAGTAGTGCGCTTTGGATTAATGAACGGTTTTGATTATGTAGAGCCAAGTTTCGCACTTGATATAAATTTTGATAAGACTACAGAAGAAATTCGTGAGTATTTTGCAGGAGAAGGTTTAGAGCAAGGGTTATATCAATCTTATCAAAAAATATCGTCAGAAAATCAAGGTTCTAACGGAGATATTCCAGGAACTGACTCAAATACAGATACCGATTACTACATACAGACTGAGAAATCCGGTAAAAGCAGTTATGATGAATTAAATATTTCTTATCTTCCTAGTGAGAAACTTACCAAGACGCTAAAGGGCTGGGGTATTGTAAATGTCGATACGTCAAAGGTTGCAATCGCGTTAAAACGTGTGAAGGATATCAAAGAAGAAGATTTAAAACTCTTGGGTCTTTTAAATGGAACGACCTTTGAGGAATATGTACTTAATAACAGTGAACCAAAACAACTAGATGTAAGCAAAGAATATTATACTTTGTTTGCAAATGCAACTGGACTTAATGAGAATAATATTTCTCTGATTATGTGGGAAGTTCCGAACTTTATCCCAACACCAAAGTCTGATGTAAACTGGCAGTTAATACTTGAGATTATACTTGCAGCATTAATTTTAGGTCTATTGATCTTTGTGGTATTCCGTGGTATGGCACCGGTAGAGGTAACCGAAATTGAACCGGAATTATCAGTAGAGCAGCTATTAGCTACTACAAAAGAAAATCAATCCTTAGATGATATTGAATTTAGTGAAAAATCAGAGACCAGACGTATGATTGAAAAATTCGTGGATGAAAATCCAGAAGCAGTTGCTAATTTGCTTCGTAATTGGTTAACAGACGGTTGGGGTTGA
- the flgC gene encoding flagellar basal body rod protein FlgC, whose protein sequence is MSIFNGMNISASGMSAQRLRMDIISQNIANVETTRDENGNPYRRKTVVFSERESGSFGTVLAQKAASKASDTQGNGVKVTAIVEDHVTAMKRVYNPSHPDADQDGYVTMPNVNTVTEMTNLISATRSYEANVTAFNATKNMLLKGLEVGK, encoded by the coding sequence ATGTCTATTTTTAATGGCATGAATATTAGTGCGAGTGGTATGTCGGCTCAACGACTTAGAATGGATATTATCTCTCAGAATATTGCAAACGTAGAAACTACGAGAGATGAAAATGGTAATCCGTATCGCAGAAAAACAGTTGTATTTTCAGAAAGAGAATCTGGTAGCTTTGGTACTGTATTAGCACAAAAAGCTGCTAGTAAAGCTTCTGACACGCAGGGGAATGGCGTTAAGGTTACCGCAATTGTAGAAGATCATGTAACAGCAATGAAAAGAGTGTACAATCCATCCCACCCGGATGCAGATCAAGACGGATATGTAACCATGCCGAATGTAAATACGGTGACTGAAATGACAAACTTAATCAGTGCAACACGTTCTTATGAAGCGAATGTTACAGCTTTTAACGCTACAAAAAATATGCTTTTAAAAGGTCTTGAAGTAGGCAAGTAA
- a CDS encoding MotE family protein gives MARKKRDESDKKKKSNGTLATILVVVGIMLIWLLLLGVLLRLDVGGIGTSLRPSFKNVPILKMLLPPVTEEQLIWEENYPYESITDAVNRIKELEVELDTALQSSKTYTDRNAQLEAEVARLKVFEDNVLAFENRVKAFDKNVVFNNKAPSIEEYKKYYEEINPSTAEEIYRLVLEQLQYDASIIEKAKIIKTMKPTQAAQVIEEMTADIEWTAKVLLSMKADESAAIFDKMNKLYSAKIFKKMADMDEDKLNSIKASLTN, from the coding sequence ATGGCAAGAAAGAAACGTGATGAGTCGGATAAGAAGAAAAAATCAAATGGTACGCTGGCAACGATTCTTGTGGTTGTTGGTATTATGTTGATCTGGCTTCTTCTCTTAGGAGTATTGTTACGCTTAGATGTTGGTGGCATCGGTACTTCATTGCGTCCGTCATTCAAGAATGTTCCGATATTGAAAATGTTATTGCCTCCGGTTACGGAAGAACAGCTGATATGGGAAGAAAATTATCCTTATGAAAGTATTACAGATGCGGTTAACCGAATTAAAGAACTAGAAGTTGAGTTAGATACTGCATTACAATCGAGTAAAACATACACGGATAGGAATGCACAATTAGAAGCTGAAGTTGCAAGATTAAAAGTATTTGAAGATAATGTTCTTGCTTTTGAGAATCGAGTAAAGGCATTTGATAAAAACGTTGTTTTTAATAACAAGGCTCCGAGTATTGAAGAATATAAAAAATACTACGAAGAAATCAACCCATCAACAGCAGAAGAAATTTACCGTTTGGTATTAGAACAATTGCAATATGATGCTAGCATTATAGAGAAAGCAAAAATTATCAAAACGATGAAACCTACTCAAGCTGCTCAAGTAATTGAGGAGATGACAGCAGATATTGAATGGACCGCAAAAGTATTACTTAGCATGAAAGCAGATGAAAGTGCAGCTATCTTTGATAAGATGAATAAGCTCTATTCAGCGAAAATATTCAAAAAAATGGCTGACATGGATGAAGATAAGCTAAATAGTATAAAGGCAAGTTTAACAAATTAA
- a CDS encoding FliH/SctL family protein, producing the protein MIKAYSIRYEEEKKVIDTNSLSEEHIKKFLDSIINRTEVTSEIACGKEGFVEGLSAIKVEAISEEDEPNEEDLIRQSEEQMLENNRKLVEQSQQIIEQAKSEVAHMINQAKLDADKIKIEIVQKAKQEGYEQGLQEALVEQQKKIDELNAEKNRLKEEYEQKVRDLEPSFIDLFLNFMKHFTGVLIENKKEIIYHLIEREFLTIENSNSYLIRVSRDDFETVHSKKDEIASKLKENTELEIVEDRLLNKGQCLIETDSRVIDCSLDVQLKNLMTDMKLLAGKCEENF; encoded by the coding sequence GTGATAAAGGCATATTCGATTCGGTATGAAGAAGAAAAAAAGGTAATTGATACAAATTCCCTATCGGAAGAACATATTAAGAAGTTTTTAGACAGTATAATAAACAGAACCGAAGTCACAAGCGAGATTGCGTGTGGTAAGGAAGGATTTGTCGAAGGGTTGTCAGCAATAAAAGTTGAGGCAATATCAGAGGAAGATGAGCCAAACGAAGAAGATTTGATTAGACAATCAGAAGAGCAGATGCTTGAAAATAATCGTAAGCTGGTGGAACAATCACAGCAGATTATTGAACAGGCAAAATCTGAAGTTGCTCATATGATAAATCAAGCAAAGCTTGATGCAGATAAGATAAAAATTGAAATCGTGCAAAAGGCAAAGCAAGAAGGATATGAACAAGGCTTACAAGAGGCTTTGGTGGAGCAACAGAAAAAAATTGACGAATTAAATGCAGAAAAGAATCGTTTGAAAGAAGAATATGAACAAAAGGTAAGAGATTTAGAACCTTCCTTTATCGATTTATTTCTTAATTTTATGAAGCATTTTACTGGAGTTTTAATAGAGAATAAAAAGGAAATCATCTATCATTTGATTGAACGGGAGTTTCTTACGATAGAAAACAGTAACTCCTACCTAATTCGAGTTTCTCGTGATGATTTTGAAACAGTTCATTCTAAGAAAGACGAAATTGCCTCGAAACTGAAAGAGAATACGGAACTTGAAATTGTGGAGGATCGTCTTCTTAACAAAGGTCAGTGTCTAATAGAGACAGATAGTCGTGTCATTGATTGTAGTTTGGATGTCCAATTAAAGAATTTAATGACTGACATGAAATTACTGGCAGGTAAGTGTGAAGAGAATTTCTAA
- a CDS encoding flagellar hook-length control protein FliK gives MQMQSIGGVDTASLLSSIAFEGKTTNSPKTMSFDKMLQGSTEAKSKAEPVKTTFQDKNKGSSTKVSKDNTKIAPKDNTTVVNNEATKVPVAKESNTSDTNSVTSQTEKQDLTNQTDSITKAVEEVKETILKTLSITEEELTEFMSILGISMLDLLNPESLKQLTLASAGTEDITILLTDENLNQSLNQLLDSLDQIMDQCGIKQEDVLALQNMEKEFATILGQSEDDMNTEKPVEGISNNNVKVQEQRDDVDSKEETSVNFEFTAVKHSDEGITKQSTDSQKKDQTPEKQITSGEQFLNQLTQTVTTRTDFSDELTTVQELRDITNQIVEQIKVVIKPSQTSMDMMLNPEHLGRVQLNISSKEGVLTASFITQNQVAKEAIESQIQVLKENLEAQGLKVEEIEVTIANFSFQQSSQMNGENKNSEQGKAKTNKALRLDSLEDIPVEEEENENLNVLSGSNFDTSA, from the coding sequence ATGCAGATGCAATCAATAGGTGGAGTAGATACTGCAAGTTTACTAAGCTCTATAGCTTTTGAAGGTAAGACTACGAATAGCCCAAAGACGATGTCTTTTGATAAGATGTTACAGGGAAGCACTGAGGCGAAGTCAAAGGCAGAACCAGTTAAAACTACTTTTCAAGATAAGAATAAAGGCTCTTCTACGAAAGTATCAAAGGATAATACTAAAATAGCACCGAAGGATAATACAACAGTAGTTAATAATGAAGCTACGAAGGTACCTGTGGCTAAAGAGAGTAATACTTCCGATACAAATTCGGTGACTAGTCAAACAGAGAAGCAAGATTTAACGAATCAAACAGATAGTATTACGAAAGCTGTGGAGGAAGTAAAGGAAACAATTCTTAAGACTCTTTCCATTACCGAAGAAGAATTAACCGAATTTATGAGTATTCTGGGGATTTCCATGCTGGATTTATTAAATCCTGAGAGTTTAAAGCAATTAACCCTTGCTAGTGCTGGTACTGAAGATATCACTATTCTTTTGACCGATGAAAATTTAAATCAGTCATTAAATCAGTTATTGGACTCACTTGATCAAATTATGGATCAATGTGGAATTAAGCAAGAGGATGTTTTAGCACTACAAAACATGGAGAAAGAATTTGCAACTATTCTAGGACAATCCGAGGATGATATGAATACTGAGAAACCTGTAGAGGGTATTAGTAATAACAATGTCAAAGTACAGGAACAAAGGGATGATGTAGATTCGAAGGAAGAAACTTCTGTTAACTTTGAGTTTACTGCGGTAAAACACTCAGATGAAGGTATTACGAAGCAATCCACAGATAGTCAGAAGAAGGATCAAACACCAGAGAAGCAAATAACATCAGGGGAACAGTTTTTAAATCAGTTAACTCAGACAGTTACAACAAGAACAGATTTTTCTGATGAATTAACTACAGTTCAGGAGCTGCGTGATATAACAAATCAGATTGTCGAACAAATAAAAGTAGTAATTAAACCATCGCAAACATCTATGGATATGATGTTAAATCCAGAACATCTTGGAAGAGTGCAACTTAACATAAGTTCCAAAGAAGGCGTTTTAACTGCTTCATTCATAACTCAAAATCAGGTTGCGAAAGAAGCAATCGAAAGCCAGATTCAAGTGCTAAAAGAAAATCTTGAGGCACAAGGGTTAAAAGTTGAAGAAATTGAAGTTACTATAGCTAACTTTTCATTTCAACAAAGTAGCCAAATGAATGGAGAAAATAAAAACAGTGAGCAAGGAAAAGCAAAAACAAATAAAGCTCTTCGATTGGATAGTTTAGAAGATATTCCAGTGGAAGAAGAGGAAAATGAGAATTTGAATGTTTTATCTGGTTCAAACTTTGATACCTCAGCTTAA
- the fliI gene encoding flagellar protein export ATPase FliI → MIDFNKYEELLMKSYANRLGKVTKVVGLTVESIGPDASVNDLCEIISQDKSIVVKAEVIGFRDDKLLLMPYDDITGIGVGSMVLNKKEPLLVKVGDELLGQTLDGLGNPMDMSTLSLSESYPVDAKAPDPMDRELIGEVLSLGVRAVDGLLTIGKGQRIGIFAGSGVGKSTLLGMFARNTKADINVIALIGERGREVKEFIERDLGPEGVKRSVLVIATSDKPALIRKKAAKTATAIAEYFRDKGKDVLLMMDSLTRFSMAQREIGLASGEPPVSRGYPPSVYSEMPKLLERAGNSDKGSITGLYTVLVDGDDFNEPITDTARGILDGHIVLSRKMAQKNHYPAIDVLASISRVMSAIATSEHKKLAGKLKMVLATYQDAEDLINIGAYKPGTNKNIDYSMRKIEQVNEFLCQQVDDKADFEDTIHKLESIFED, encoded by the coding sequence ATGATAGATTTTAACAAGTATGAAGAACTTCTAATGAAATCATATGCAAACCGTTTGGGTAAGGTAACAAAGGTAGTTGGACTAACGGTGGAATCTATCGGGCCTGACGCCAGTGTTAATGACCTTTGCGAAATTATTTCACAAGACAAAAGCATAGTAGTGAAGGCAGAAGTAATTGGCTTTCGAGACGATAAACTTTTGCTTATGCCATACGATGACATCACAGGTATTGGTGTTGGTAGTATGGTATTAAACAAAAAAGAACCATTGCTTGTAAAAGTCGGTGATGAATTGCTTGGTCAAACGCTAGATGGTTTAGGAAATCCCATGGATATGAGCACTCTTTCGTTAAGTGAAAGTTATCCTGTTGATGCAAAAGCTCCAGATCCTATGGACAGGGAATTGATAGGAGAGGTATTATCACTCGGGGTTAGAGCTGTTGATGGCTTGTTAACGATAGGAAAAGGGCAGCGTATTGGTATCTTTGCAGGTAGTGGTGTTGGAAAAAGTACATTACTTGGTATGTTTGCAAGGAATACGAAAGCTGATATCAACGTAATTGCATTAATCGGAGAGCGTGGTAGGGAAGTAAAAGAATTTATCGAGAGGGATCTAGGACCGGAAGGCGTGAAGCGTTCTGTCTTAGTAATTGCAACCTCGGATAAGCCAGCTCTTATACGAAAAAAGGCAGCGAAAACTGCTACAGCGATAGCAGAGTATTTTAGAGACAAAGGAAAAGATGTTTTGTTAATGATGGACTCGTTAACAAGATTTTCAATGGCCCAAAGAGAAATTGGATTAGCCAGTGGAGAACCACCTGTTTCGAGAGGATATCCTCCAAGTGTTTACTCTGAGATGCCAAAGCTTCTAGAAAGAGCAGGTAATAGTGACAAAGGTTCTATTACAGGGCTTTATACTGTTTTAGTAGATGGTGATGATTTTAATGAGCCAATTACTGATACAGCAAGAGGTATCTTAGATGGACATATTGTGCTTTCTAGAAAAATGGCGCAAAAGAATCATTATCCAGCAATCGATGTATTGGCAAGTATCTCTCGTGTTATGAGTGCAATTGCAACTTCGGAACATAAAAAACTTGCAGGTAAGTTAAAAATGGTATTGGCAACATATCAGGATGCAGAGGATTTGATAAATATCGGAGCCTACAAACCTGGTACAAACAAAAATATTGACTATTCCATGAGAAAGATTGAACAGGTTAATGAGTTTTTATGCCAACAAGTTGATGATAAAGCGGATTTTGAGGATACCATTCATAAATTAGAAAGTATATTCGAAGATTAA
- the fliG gene encoding flagellar motor switch protein FliG, whose translation MALKQVSSEFTGVQKSAILLIALGPERSANIFKHLKEDEIEQLTLEIANTRSIAPSTKEAILDEFYQVCLAQQYIAEGGITYAKDLLEKALGAEKAKEVLGKLTASLQVRPFEFVRKTDANQLLNFIQDEHPQTIALILSYLSSGQAATIISSLTPDKQADVAKRIAQMDRTSPDVIKEVERVLERKLSSLVNQDYTIAGGVDAIVDILNTVDRGTERHILENLELEEPELADEIRKKMFVFEDIITLDDKSIQRVLREVDNNELAVALKSTTEEVQSIIFNNLSKRLAAMIREDMEFMGPVRLKDVEEAQQKIVNIIRKLEDSAEIIISRGGGDEIVV comes from the coding sequence ATGGCTTTAAAGCAGGTATCATCAGAATTTACAGGTGTTCAAAAATCTGCAATCCTTCTGATTGCATTAGGACCGGAACGCTCAGCAAATATATTTAAGCATTTAAAAGAAGATGAAATTGAACAACTTACCTTGGAGATAGCTAATACAAGAAGTATCGCTCCTTCTACTAAGGAGGCGATTCTTGATGAATTCTATCAGGTATGCCTTGCTCAGCAGTATATTGCTGAGGGTGGTATTACTTATGCGAAAGACTTACTTGAAAAAGCCTTGGGAGCAGAGAAAGCAAAAGAAGTACTTGGAAAACTTACTGCATCCTTACAAGTGCGTCCGTTCGAGTTTGTTAGAAAAACAGATGCTAATCAATTATTAAACTTTATTCAAGACGAGCATCCACAAACTATAGCACTTATTTTATCTTATCTTTCTTCAGGACAGGCAGCAACGATTATTTCATCGTTAACGCCTGATAAGCAGGCAGATGTTGCAAAACGTATTGCTCAGATGGATCGTACGTCACCTGATGTAATTAAAGAAGTAGAGCGAGTATTAGAGAGAAAGTTATCCTCCTTGGTAAATCAGGATTACACAATTGCAGGTGGTGTCGATGCTATCGTTGATATCTTAAATACAGTTGACCGTGGTACAGAGCGCCATATTCTGGAGAATTTGGAACTCGAAGAACCAGAACTTGCAGACGAAATTCGAAAGAAGATGTTCGTATTCGAAGATATTATTACGCTTGATGACAAATCCATACAGCGTGTGCTTCGTGAAGTGGATAACAACGAGCTTGCAGTTGCCCTTAAGAGTACAACAGAAGAAGTACAGAGCATTATCTTCAATAACTTAAGTAAGCGTCTTGCTGCAATGATTAGAGAAGATATGGAATTTATGGGACCTGTACGTCTTAAAGATGTTGAAGAAGCTCAACAGAAGATTGTTAATATTATAAGAAAGCTGGAAGACTCTGCTGAAATCATCATTTCCAGAGGTGGGGGTGACGAGATCGTTGTCTAA